One part of the Diadema setosum chromosome 6, eeDiaSeto1, whole genome shotgun sequence genome encodes these proteins:
- the LOC140229493 gene encoding uncharacterized protein, whose product MMDIDTSDTEYPQDYSTNIKLHRAAKKGRVQKLKKLCKSGTNPDANNEQHQSPLFVAALHGKEKAVKYLLNSGADPNHPCHDGSTPVHAACLACCPRILCLLADAGGNINQHDNRGLLPRDWVSYQEDSGKRFKMRKFLEAMRLYAIGTIGDASLSRTTRNRWTSFMAYLRQSPEGRRSRWRRSRFRIHRGSRRFFHGIPRSVFNFFHRLNCTTNGQCWRISNSPREEDISERHTLPSTSSMTKKVLTETDIDLDGCKLQLSDSRYPMQTLYVDGAEGKMVSSKKVAEMVHPDLTKIEEERSSQGSYGDFKSRLSEKNKYEIGGSYEVRDGAPMPTPETLSRNPEAINGAREDSGDVSKTCEPSLTGTSDGDDVGLHGKTEETSSARFSTTGRDSVEQNGVLEDQEPESISQVNLGDTSNKKGMGEDKPSEEESYLLVEVDTGSLHDNSCKSRLMEILEDAFRMELAPRVSELMNEYCSSNQGSFAAEDSLDVDFHSYHGDDTEELDVDGVEWVGECCDVSAYDRNGNRLSETTDSYSQVEMEIDQLLTRNAGNSPQQADRDEEKNFVMEGRHVDIQKMLPGYFEENSEEPEMAASSDDKASKMAVNVRLEDIQDSSVDWSNRSSLFQVSAMDEAAFVSDVSLEVNVNDSRRLSQESFERGDWDHQGFQCGDRGYDKEDEIKKQDPNEGDAPLHKALARMDLTKEEEDEVQQWFGGHGSVRNLIKDYETKIHDAEIRESLKSRLTSLSALLRKEYAGSSGNHPATRSVSDAASSIALHDHENGRSASAPLIDPAKHVSYDESWLWPESGDEDETFEEQLRRSMEQIGLGRIEEDTNVERTTSASGDADVSTKGKLDGESPSLVSPPPPTCTPEEYSPHQTLHDATDDGLMNRVNSSGDCDAADQPNLPKVTTDPESPNSGRTTPSIVDEAHSAPEFSPQSEATKKLIKIKVMRSPTVEAIQHSTLQ is encoded by the exons ATGATGGACATTGACACCTCTGACACCGAGTATCCACAGGATTACAGCACAAATATCAAGCTTCACCGAGCGGCAAAGAAAGGACGCGTACAGAAATTGAAAAAGTTGTGTAAATCAG GAACAAACCCAGACGCAAATAACGAGCAGCATCAGAGCCCCCTATTTGTAGCAGCTCTTCACGGAAAGGAGAAAGCTGTAAAATACCTGCTAAATTCTGGAGCTGATCCGAACCA CCCTTGCCACGACGGCAGCACCCCGGTGCATGCAGCCTGCCTCGCCTGCTGTCCACGCATCTTGTGTCTCCTAGCTGATGCTGGTGGCAACATTAACCAGCATGACAACCGCGGCCTTCTTCCAAGAGACTGGGTGTCCTACCAGGAGGACAGTGGGAAGCGCTTCAAGATGCGAAAGTTCCTGGAAGCGATGAGACTCTATGCGATCGGAACTATCGGTGATGCTTCGTTGAGCCGCACTACCAGAAACAGGTGGACATCTTTTATGGCTTACCTTCGTCA ATCCCCGGAAGGGAGACGATCACGCTGGAGGAGAAGTCGATTTCGCATTCATCGTGGTAGTCGCCGATTCTTTCACGGGATTCCAAGGAGTGTGTTCAACTTCTTTCACAGACTGAACTGTACGACCAATGGCCAATGTTGGCGAATTTCTAATAGCCCG cgGGAGGAAGATATTTCCGAGCGTCACACTTTGCCAAGTACAAGCTCCATGACGAAGAAAGTACTGACGGAGACAG ATATAGACCTCGACGGGTGCAAACTCCAGCTGTCTGACTCTAGATATCCGATGCAAACCCTGTACGTCGATGGTGCCGAAGGAAAGATGGTGTCATCAAAGAAGGTGGCTGAGATGGTGCATCCTGATTTGACAAAGATAGAAGAGGAGCGCAGCTCTCAAGGTTCATACGGAGACTTCAAGAGCAGATTGTCGGAGAAGAACAAGTATGAAATCGGCGGGAGTTACGAGGTTCGAGACGGAGCCCCCATGCCGACACCAGAGACTCTGTCAAGGAACCCCGAAGCAATCAACGGTGCACGAGAGGATTCCGGTGACGTCTCTAAAACGTGTGAACCCTCTCTGACAGGAACAAGTGACGGGGATGACGTTGGTCTTCATGGCAAAACGGAAGAGACCTCCAGTGCGAGATTTTCAACTACGGGGCGAGATAGTGTAGAACAAAATGGAGTTCTCGAAGATCAGGAACCCGAGTCAATTTCACAAGTCAATTTAGGGGACACATCCAACAAGAAGGGAATGGGTGAAGATAAACCCTCGGAAGAGGAAAGCTACCTTCTTGTCGAAGTGGACACTGGGTCCCTGCATGACAACAGTTGCAAGAGCAGGCTGATGGAAATCCTCGAAGACGCGTTCAGGATGGAACTTGCACCACGCGTGTCAGAGCTTATGAACGAATACTGTAGCAGCAACCAAGGTAGTTTCGCTGCCGAGGATTCCCTGGATGTTGACTTCCACTCTTACCATGGGGATGACACAGAAGAACTGGATGTCGACGGAGTGGAGTGGGTTGGAGAATGCTGTGACGTTTCAGCGTACGACCGGAACGGAAATCGCCTGTCAGAAACCACCGACTCTTACAGTCAGGTTGAGATGGAGATTGATCAGCTACTGACGAGAAATGCGGGAAATTCCCCTCAGCAGGCAGACAGAGATGAAGAGAAGAATTTCGTCATGGAAGGAAGGCACGTGGATATTCAGAAAATGCTTCCGGgctattttgaagagaattcCGAAGAACCGGAAATGGCTGCTTCATCGGATGATAAAGCAAGCAAAATGGCAGTCAATGTTCGTCTGGAGGATATCCAAGACAGCAGCGTTGATTGGAGCAATCGGAGCTCCCTCTTTCAAGTATCCGCcatggatgaagcagcttttgTAAGTGACGTCTCCCTGGAAGTAAACGTCAATGACAGTCGCAGGCTCTCCCAAGAGAGTTTCGAACGCGGGGACTGGGACCATCAGGGTTTCCAGTGCGGAGACAGAGGTTACGATAAGGAAGATGAGATAAAGAAACAGGACCCGAATGAAGGAGACGCCCCTCTTCACAAGGCCCTTGCAAG GATGGATCTGACcaaggaagaggaagatgaggtTCAGCAGTGGTTTGGCGGACACGGGAGCGTCCGGAACCTCATTAAGGACTACGAGACGAAGATTCATGACGCTGAGATACGTGAATCCCTGAAGTCAAGACTGACGAGTCTCAGCGCTCTGCTGCGGAAGGAGTACGCAGGCAGCAGTGGGAATCACCCCGCAACCCGCAGCGTCAGCGATGCTGCTTCCTCTATAGCTTTGCATGACCATG AGAACGGAAGGAGCGCTTCTGCGCCTCTCATTGATCCCGCAAAGCATGTCAGTTACGACGAGTCCTGGCTCTGGCCTGAAAGCGGCGACGAAGATGAGACTTTCGAGGAACAACTGCGGCGAAGTATGGAGCAAATAGGTCTCGGTCGTATTGAGGAGGACACTAATGTCGAGCGGACGACGTCAGCTAGTGGAGATGCCGATGTATCTACAAAAG GAAAACTTGATGGAGAATCCCCAAGTCTTGTTTCTCCACCTCCACCGACTTGCACGCCAGAGGAATACTCCCCACACCAAACCTTGCACGACGCCACCGATGACGGGCTAATGAATCGAGTGAATAGCTCCGGTGACTGTGACGCCGCAG ATCAGCCCAACTTGCCGAAGGTAACCACGGATCCCGAATCGCCTAATAGTGGACGCACTACGCCATCTATTGTGGATGAAGCCCACAGTGCTCCCGAGTTCAGCCCGCAGAGCGAAGCCACCAAAAAACTCATAAAGATAAAGGTGATGAGATCCCCCACAGTCGAGGCGATTCAGCACTCGACTCTTCAATAG